The nucleotide sequence TAGATGTAATATGATATTATTGTGTTGAGTTGATACGTAATTTGTACATAACAGCAGCAACGTATGTAcgtaacatattttatattatctccaaaataaatatacCCAGCCGTTCACAGCATCTGCAGAGCAGTGAAGTGAGCACTCGTTCGtcgatctctcacacacacatacacgcatttaaatattttttatatgaaggcgtatacaaaaactttaaatgaggaacgcgagaaaatttattttttgatttcaaAGTGTAAAACAAAGGTTAGttgtgttaaatgatttaatttgattGGTGAGTCTTATGTTAAGTATGATTTGTGTTTTCACCATGCCATCAAAACTTGTTATTTTCAGTTTGCAGTGCTCTCTAGTCAGCAATTGGCCCCCAAATTTGGTAGTGTGTTAGCATGCACTAGAGCACCTGTGCCAGATTTCAGCACTGTGTTTAGTATGCAGTCTAGACAGTGAGCCACAGttatagtttaccccaaaaattgtatttgttttctatttacttAGCCTCAAAAGGTTGAAAACacagttttttctttttagcacaaaataagatatatatttttaaaatgttacaaactgGTAGCCTGTCATGACTACCAGCGATTCAGTGGCTGCAGATATACACATAATTTTAAGATGTCGTTGGTCTTGTCACTTCTGATTTCTAACTTGTGGCTTTTATTTGTAGCTTAACAAGAAAATACTTGGTTATGCTTCAGAAGAATCTTCATCAAGATCAGATATCAGTGAGGATGATTACGTGCCAGATACTGAAGAGTCTGACAGTAACACTTCAGAAAAAGTAGAGAGTTTAGTAAAAAAGAtaagtaataataagaaaaaggTAAAGTCAACTTCAAATGTTCCAGCATGTAAAAAAAGACGTGCGTCTCCTTCACAATCCTCTGCATCTGACAAACAGGACAGTTCACTTCAATCTTCTTCATCAGGAGAACATGAAGAATCACATTCACCCAATAATCTTAATGTGAATGTCAtgatgctcaaaaaaaaaaaagatggagcCAGACTATATAACAAAAAGTTTTACTGCCTTTTCTGCTTCAAACCATTCAGTAAAATCGCACGTCACCTAGAGTCTAAACATAAAGATAAGCCAGAGGTGGCAAGAGCGATTGCTTTTCCGAAAGGCTCTAAAGAGCGAAAAATACAGCTGAGTTTGTTAAGGAATAAGGGGAACCGATGTCATAACGCTCAGGTACTCAGTGAAGGAAGAGGAACGGTGATTCCTAAACAACAATCCACTGCACCAGTAAATGCAAGTGATTATTTGCACTGCATTAACTGTTCAGCGTATCTGAAGAGAAAATCGCTATGGCGGCATATGCAAAGATGCCAGCTGAGCcagaaaattaacaaaatgaagccaGGGAAAACTCGTGTTCAGTCACTTTGCTCATATGCTGAACCTGTTCCAGACAGTATAAGTGAAAGGTTTTGGAAAATGGTGCTTGATATGCATGACGATGAGATAACCCATGTTGTCCGCAAAGAGAAAATCATACTGAAATTAGGGCAACATCTCTTCAATAAGCATGGCCATGATGTTACAAAGCATGAATACATCAGGCAAAAAATGCGTGAAACTGGACGTCTTGTCCTCGAAGGGAAAAAAAATGGTAAGCTGAAGGAGGTGTCTGATTTCTTTATTCCAGCTAATTTCCCTTATGTTATTCAAGCAGTTCACAGTGTAGCTGGCTTGAACGAAGAGACAAGCACATTTAAAACACCATCTTTAGCACTGAAGTTAGGGCACAACCTCAAGAAGATGGCCAGCATTATTGAGTGTGATGCCATGATGGCAGATGATAAGAATAGTCTTAGCAACGTGCAAGCCTTCAAGCAAATATGTGACACTAAATGGAGTGAGTGTGTGTCATCCCAGGCCCTTCGTAATTTGAGTGAAGTTAAATGGAACTGTCCACAGCTTCTTCCGTTTGCGGAAGATGTGAAGAAAATGCATCAGTATCTTGACTGCCAAAGTAAGGCATATCAAGCAAGACTTGAGGAAGAACAAAGTATGAAGCACTGGGCAGAACTTGCCAAAGTCACGCTTTGTCAGGTGATACTATTTAATCGAAGAAGGGAAGGAGAGGTGTCTAAGATGTCACTTAATTCGTTTACATTAAGGGACACATCCTCAACTCATCCGGATGTTGAGCTTGCTCTGTCCGATCTAGAGAAGTCACTTTGTAGTCATTTTCAAAGAATCGAAGTCCGAGGAAAACGTGGCAGAAAAGTCCCCATTTTACTCACTCCTGATATGGTCGTCTCAATGGAGTTGTTGGTGAAGACTCGCCGCAGCTGTGATGTGCCAGATGAGAACGTCTTTATGTTCGGAAGACCCCAAGCTCTCACTTTCTTCAGAGGATCTGACGTAATTCGTAACATAGCAAAAAGCTGTGGAGCAAAGCACCCCGAGGCATTGTCCTCCACCAAACTGCGAAAGCACATGGCCACTATGTCCAAGGTGCTaaacttaaaagaaaatgaaatggatAACCTCGCAGATTTTTTAGGGCATGACATCAGGGTCCACAGGCAATATTACAGACTTCCTGAAGGCACATTGCAGCTAGCAAAAATTAGCAAAGTCTTGATGGCCATGGAACGAGGACAGCTTTCACAGTTTAAAGGACAGAATTTGGATGAAATCCAGATTGATCCCCAAGGTAAAGTATTCCCGGGTTATTACCGGGAACACCAGCATTAGTTATAGACAATTGTTGAATGTTATTCAAAAGTTGTTgcctaataattttgtctgtTATAGAGAAACTTTTGCTGGACAGTGATGGATCCGAGTCTGAAGATGAGATTGAGTCAACTGGAAATGGTGCCTCACCTTCAAATTCAGCAGGTACTGTATGTGTAAtgtgtgttatttgttttgtGCTTAGCAAGGAATAATGACCACAAACAtagtaaaataaaagcaaatgtaTGGTTTATTGTCATGTATTGTCAGTGTTAAGGCTTGTACATGTCATGGAAGAAAAGTGAAATGAAACTCAGGATTAAATCATGTTTGCTACTCTCCATAATAATGTCCTCCTGCTgacattgttgttgctgttgtgttTATCATACAGCTCTTGGTGTTTAGACACCAGTGAAAAATGCAGCTCCACAGTCATCTTTCCTCTGTGCATTATCTTCATtgcatgaaagtgaaagtgtgtTCGCCTAAACATGGAGGATATCACTTCTGCTGTTTACACACATCATTcacttttcttttcagcttgctTTTAGTTccga is from Danio rerio strain Tuebingen ecotype United States chromosome 14, GRCz12tu, whole genome shotgun sequence and encodes:
- the LOC141377580 gene encoding uncharacterized protein isoform X1, whose protein sequence is MSEGQDDKSDRYSGCTEFAVDEVTACAKEETKLNKKILGYASEESSSRSDISEDDYVPDTEESDSNTSEKVESLVKKISNNKKKVKSTSNVPACKKRRASPSQSSASDKQDSSLQSSSSGEHEESHSPNNLNVNVMMLKKKKDGARLYNKKFYCLFCFKPFSKIARHLESKHKDKPEVARAIAFPKGSKERKIQLSLLRNKGNRCHNAQVLSEGRGTVIPKQQSTAPVNASDYLHCINCSAYLKRKSLWRHMQRCQLSQKINKMKPGKTRVQSLCSYAEPVPDSISERFWKMVLDMHDDEITHVVRKEKIILKLGQHLFNKHGHDVTKHEYIRQKMRETGRLVLEGKKNGKLKEVSDFFIPANFPYVIQAVHSVAGLNEETSTFKTPSLALKLGHNLKKMASIIECDAMMADDKNSLSNVQAFKQICDTKWSECVSSQALRNLSEVKWNCPQLLPFAEDVKKMHQYLDCQSKAYQARLEEEQSMKHWAELAKVTLCQVILFNRRREGEVSKMSLNSFTLRDTSSTHPDVELALSDLEKSLCSHFQRIEVRGKRGRKVPILLTPDMVVSMELLVKTRRSCDVPDENVFMFGRPQALTFFRGSDVIRNIAKSCGAKHPEALSSTKLRKHMATMSKVLNLKENEMDNLADFLGHDIRVHRQYYRLPEGTLQLAKISKVLMAMERGQLSQFKGQNLDEIQIDPQEKLLLDSDGSESEDEIESTGNGASPSNSAEKSKKSAEVGQHQEPSKGGKNPKKLQPTSKDLQEPHRTKRSSQNERRRWSVEEIKAVEKTMMEFIMSGKVPGKAQCMNCIESSPAALQNRSWEGVKFYVKNRIDSLKKKL